Proteins co-encoded in one Setaria viridis chromosome 9, Setaria_viridis_v4.0, whole genome shotgun sequence genomic window:
- the LOC117837485 gene encoding mitogen-activated protein kinase 5 isoform X2: protein MSGGGMDGAPPVAEFRPTVTHGGRFLQYNIFGNLFEITNKYQPPIMPIGRGAYGIVCSVMNFETREMVAIKKIASAFDNHMDAKRTLREIKLLRHLDHENIIGIRDVIPPPIPQAFNDVYIGTELMDTDLHHIIRSNQELSEEHCQYFLYQILRGLKYIHSANVIHRDLKPSNLLLNANCDLKICDFGLARPSSESDMMTEYVVTRWYRAPELLLNSTDYSAAIDVWSVGCIFMELINRQPLFPGRDHMHQMRLITEVIGTPTDEELGFIRNEDARKYMRHLPQFPRRPFASLFPRVQPVALDLIERMLTFNPLQRITVEEALDHPYLERLHDIADEPICTDPFSFDFEQQALTEDQMKQLIFNEAIEMNPNFRY, encoded by the exons ATGAGCGGAGGAGGCATGGACGGGGCTCCGCCGGTCGCCGAGTTCCGGCCGACGGTGACGCACGGCGGCCGGTTCCTCCAGTACAACATCTTCGGCAACCTGTTCGAGATCACCAACAAATACCAGCCGCCCATCATGCCCATCGGCCGCGGCGCCTACGGGATCGTCTG CTCGGTGATGAACTTCGAGACGAGGGAGATGGTGGCGATCAAGAAGATCGCCAGCGCTTTCGATAACCACATGGACGCCAAGCGCACGCTCCGGGAGATCAAGCTGCTCCGGCACCTCGACCACGAGAAC ATCATAGGCATCCGGGACGTGatcccgccgccgatcccgCAGGCGTTCAACGATGTGTACATCGGCACCGAGCTCATGGACACGGACCTCCACCACATCATCCGCTCCAACCAGGAGCTCTCGGAGGAGCACTGCCAG TACTTCCTGTACCAGATCCTGCGCGGGCTCAAGTACATCCACTCGGCCAACGTGATCCACCGCGACCTGAAGCCCAGCAACCTGCTGCTGAACGCCAACTGCGACCTCAAGATCTGCGACTTCGGGCTGGCCCGGCCGTCCTCCGAGAGCGACATGATGACGGAGTACGTGGTGACGCGGTGGTACCGcgcccccgagctcctgctcaaCTCCACTGACTACTCGGCCGCCATCGACGTCTGGTCCGTCGGCTGCATCTTCATGGAGCTCATCAACCGCCAGCCCCTCTTCCCCGGCCGCGACCACATGCACCAGATGCGCCTCATCACCGAG GTGATCGGGACGCCGACGGATGAGGAGCTCGGGTTCATCCGGAACGAGGACGCGCGCAAGTACATGCGGCACCTGCCGCAGTTCCCGCGGCGGCCGTTCGCGAGCCTGTTCCCGAGGGTGCAGCCCGTGGCGCTGGACCTCATCGAGCGGATGCTCACCTTCAACCCGCTGCAGAGGATCACAG TTGAAGAGGCGCTGGACCACCCGTACCTGGAGCGATTACACGACATCGCTGACGAGCCCATCTGCACGGATCCGTTCTCGTTCGACTTCGAGCAGCAGGCTCTGACTGAGGACCAAATGAAGCAGCTAATTTTCAACGAGGCCATCGAAATGAACCCGAATTTCCGATATTAG
- the LOC117837485 gene encoding mitogen-activated protein kinase 5 isoform X3, whose product MNFETREMVAIKKIASAFDNHMDAKRTLREIKLLRHLDHENIIGIRDVIPPPIPQAFNDVYIGTELMDTDLHHIIRSNQELSEEHCQYFLYQILRGLKYIHSANVIHRDLKPSNLLLNANCDLKICDFGLARPSSESDMMTEYVVTRWYRAPELLLNSTDYSAAIDVWSVGCIFMELINRQPLFPGRDHMHQMRLITEVIGTPTDEELGFIRNEDARKYMRHLPQFPRRPFASLFPRVQPVALDLIERMLTFNPLQRITVEEALDHPYLERLHDIADEPICTDPFSFDFEQQALTEDQMKQLIFNEAIEMNPNFRY is encoded by the exons ATGAACTTCGAGACGAGGGAGATGGTGGCGATCAAGAAGATCGCCAGCGCTTTCGATAACCACATGGACGCCAAGCGCACGCTCCGGGAGATCAAGCTGCTCCGGCACCTCGACCACGAGAAC ATCATAGGCATCCGGGACGTGatcccgccgccgatcccgCAGGCGTTCAACGATGTGTACATCGGCACCGAGCTCATGGACACGGACCTCCACCACATCATCCGCTCCAACCAGGAGCTCTCGGAGGAGCACTGCCAG TACTTCCTGTACCAGATCCTGCGCGGGCTCAAGTACATCCACTCGGCCAACGTGATCCACCGCGACCTGAAGCCCAGCAACCTGCTGCTGAACGCCAACTGCGACCTCAAGATCTGCGACTTCGGGCTGGCCCGGCCGTCCTCCGAGAGCGACATGATGACGGAGTACGTGGTGACGCGGTGGTACCGcgcccccgagctcctgctcaaCTCCACTGACTACTCGGCCGCCATCGACGTCTGGTCCGTCGGCTGCATCTTCATGGAGCTCATCAACCGCCAGCCCCTCTTCCCCGGCCGCGACCACATGCACCAGATGCGCCTCATCACCGAG GTGATCGGGACGCCGACGGATGAGGAGCTCGGGTTCATCCGGAACGAGGACGCGCGCAAGTACATGCGGCACCTGCCGCAGTTCCCGCGGCGGCCGTTCGCGAGCCTGTTCCCGAGGGTGCAGCCCGTGGCGCTGGACCTCATCGAGCGGATGCTCACCTTCAACCCGCTGCAGAGGATCACAG TTGAAGAGGCGCTGGACCACCCGTACCTGGAGCGATTACACGACATCGCTGACGAGCCCATCTGCACGGATCCGTTCTCGTTCGACTTCGAGCAGCAGGCTCTGACTGAGGACCAAATGAAGCAGCTAATTTTCAACGAGGCCATCGAAATGAACCCGAATTTCCGATATTAG
- the LOC117837485 gene encoding mitogen-activated protein kinase 5 isoform X1, whose product MSGGGMDGAPPVAEFRPTVTHGGRFLQYNIFGNLFEITNKYQPPIMPIGRGAYGIVCSVMNFETREMVAIKKIASAFDNHMDAKRTLREIKLLRHLDHENIIGIRDVIPPPIPQAFNDVYIGTELMDTDLHHIIRSNQELSEEHCQYFLYQILRGLKYIHSANVIHRDLKPSNLLLNANCDLKICDFGLARPSSESDMMTEYVVTRWYRAPELLLNSTDYSAAIDVWSVGCIFMELINRQPLFPGRDHMHQMRLITEVTFGVSGCTMAFQYFTRVSLTPSTYHHHHRQVIGTPTDEELGFIRNEDARKYMRHLPQFPRRPFASLFPRVQPVALDLIERMLTFNPLQRITVEEALDHPYLERLHDIADEPICTDPFSFDFEQQALTEDQMKQLIFNEAIEMNPNFRY is encoded by the exons ATGAGCGGAGGAGGCATGGACGGGGCTCCGCCGGTCGCCGAGTTCCGGCCGACGGTGACGCACGGCGGCCGGTTCCTCCAGTACAACATCTTCGGCAACCTGTTCGAGATCACCAACAAATACCAGCCGCCCATCATGCCCATCGGCCGCGGCGCCTACGGGATCGTCTG CTCGGTGATGAACTTCGAGACGAGGGAGATGGTGGCGATCAAGAAGATCGCCAGCGCTTTCGATAACCACATGGACGCCAAGCGCACGCTCCGGGAGATCAAGCTGCTCCGGCACCTCGACCACGAGAAC ATCATAGGCATCCGGGACGTGatcccgccgccgatcccgCAGGCGTTCAACGATGTGTACATCGGCACCGAGCTCATGGACACGGACCTCCACCACATCATCCGCTCCAACCAGGAGCTCTCGGAGGAGCACTGCCAG TACTTCCTGTACCAGATCCTGCGCGGGCTCAAGTACATCCACTCGGCCAACGTGATCCACCGCGACCTGAAGCCCAGCAACCTGCTGCTGAACGCCAACTGCGACCTCAAGATCTGCGACTTCGGGCTGGCCCGGCCGTCCTCCGAGAGCGACATGATGACGGAGTACGTGGTGACGCGGTGGTACCGcgcccccgagctcctgctcaaCTCCACTGACTACTCGGCCGCCATCGACGTCTGGTCCGTCGGCTGCATCTTCATGGAGCTCATCAACCGCCAGCCCCTCTTCCCCGGCCGCGACCACATGCACCAGATGCGCCTCATCACCGAGGTAACTTTCGGCGTCTCGGGTTGCACGATGGCATTTCAGTATTTCACTCGTGTATCTCTGACGCCTTCGacctatcatcatcatcatcggcaGGTGATCGGGACGCCGACGGATGAGGAGCTCGGGTTCATCCGGAACGAGGACGCGCGCAAGTACATGCGGCACCTGCCGCAGTTCCCGCGGCGGCCGTTCGCGAGCCTGTTCCCGAGGGTGCAGCCCGTGGCGCTGGACCTCATCGAGCGGATGCTCACCTTCAACCCGCTGCAGAGGATCACAG TTGAAGAGGCGCTGGACCACCCGTACCTGGAGCGATTACACGACATCGCTGACGAGCCCATCTGCACGGATCCGTTCTCGTTCGACTTCGAGCAGCAGGCTCTGACTGAGGACCAAATGAAGCAGCTAATTTTCAACGAGGCCATCGAAATGAACCCGAATTTCCGATATTAG